From Quercus lobata isolate SW786 chromosome 11, ValleyOak3.0 Primary Assembly, whole genome shotgun sequence:
TACAAAGCAACTGAAGTGATGCCGCTTACGCTACTGCTAGGTAAAGACAATTTTATCGCCAATGCTTTTAGCTAGAAGACAAACTCcttttcccatcaaaaaaaaaaaaagacaaactccttttcaaaaaaaaaaaaattcatttaaaacttttttagcttaaaataattaatcagAACACAACTAAGCTGTACACAATTTCTATCATtattaccaaaagaaaaaaaaaattgtataataattAAGATAAGACTTTAAAAAAGTGCCTGTAATAATCTAACCAAACGGATAAACATGTGAtgtgacttaaaaaaaaaaaaaaaaaggataaaatatGTGTGTTGTGTTATTAAATAACCACACCCAAATTTTATTCCCCAttcattttggttttgttaAGAACTGAGAGAGGTTAGTCAGGAtggacaaaatatatatatatatatatatatatatatttttctttcattttattctttccaaAATTATGGTCTATGTCACTTCTTTTATtgacatatattttattttgacagtTTTAACTACTCctgcaaaaattatttttggcctTGACCTTTTCAATTTCCTCAATTGGAATCAATagaataattttgtaattttacatACACAATATTTCTCGGTTGAGTTGTCAAATTATTATCAATCATCGCCTTATCCCACCAAtgacattatttattttcaattatttataatttaccacagtttttatttccaaaaaaattgcgAGAAAGATTTGTAGTTTTGACTACTTGTTTCCAATAATGTACCTTGGATAATTTTGAGCCATATTGCACATCATTAGATATTAGCGCATTAAATAATTTTGCACTTACGTGCATAAcgttacaatatatatatatattattacttgGCAACCAGAACCAGAAACCATTGCTCTGTTTTATATGCCATTTCCATaagttttcatcttcttttgctAATCTAATCTGTGACTGTGAGTGCtctaatcttcttcttcttctttttctttcggCACTGCATTGGTTTTTGTGGgaagagaaactttgttctttttcaCTGTCTTTATATTAATCTGAAAAACGTttgcagagagagagatgggGTTCACTAAGAAAGAGTTCGAATTTCTGGGTGAGATCGGTGTGGGACCCGACAACCTCGGTGGCTATGTCGATGGTAAATGGAAAGCAACTGGGCCTGTCGTCTCCTCTGTTAATCCTTCAAACAATCAGGTTTTGCCTTACTCATCAGATTTtagagaattttattttattttattttattttattttttcattataaatattgcatatttaaagaaatttataggGATGGATTTGAATTCTGGCTGAATATgatatatagatttttattagtTACAGATTTTAGTCCTATGGGTTATTTTCTTATTGATCTGTGGGAATCAGTAAGTTTAAGGTTCAGTGGATTGTCCTCATGGAaaaatggttatttatttatttgtttgataaTCCGTTGGAAACATCATAATTTTACCTAATCATTACTGGGTCAtgcttattattttattgtagcaGTTTTGTTGAAGGAACACTTGGGctgaagtttttgttttcagctTGGGAGGaggaaattttggtttttttttttttttttttgtattattgaaTAGAATTGAATTGAGTTTGAGCTTGATTGTCAAACCCGCAATCTCATTGTATTTGTTTGATCATtcaaaaaatgttcaaaattaaGAGATAATCCATGAGaatctttgtgtttttctttatgcTTTGTGGGTTATTAGCTATTTCTGTACCATGTTCTGATTCTTTTACATTTGGATCTAGGAAATTGCTAGAGTCACTGAAGCATCTATTGAAGATTATGAGGAGGGAATGAAAGCTTGCAATGAAGCAGCCAAGAAATGGATGAGTGTCAGTTGATTATGTTCTTTGCCAATGACATCAAAACACCTGAAATTGCAGCGTTCAGTTAGGATGCCTGGATATGTTTTGTTTGACAGTTGATGTTTTCTTTCCACAGATCCCTGCACCAAAGAGAGGTGAAATAGTTAGACAGATAGGAGATGCACTAAGAGCTAAATTGGAGTTTCTGGGTAGGCTTTTGTCGCTTGAGATGGGAAAGATACTTCCTGAGGGAATAGGGGAGGTTCAAGTATGATACTATACTATTCATTGGCTAATTTTATTCATTCTGTAGTGTTTTGTTGGACAATGCTGTTACTCTCATTGTTTTTAAGGGCAGGAGGCAAAGGTTGGGGTTGTGCCCTGAGGCATCTTTCTTGAATGTCACTTTTAAGTAGGCCTTGGCCGCTTTTAGGGCTTTATGCTACggataaaacttaggtacagtaccttaggtgctgttctttaggtttccattttaagatttagccatgtgtttacttaactaaaaaatacattcaattccatgaaaaaaaatccacatggcaaaattttaaaatgaaaacctAAGAAACAGCGCCTAAGTACTGTACATAAGTCTTACTCTTATATTACTATCTAAATTTTATAGATCTGGGGTTGGAAATAGCAATGCCTTATTCTTATTTTGAGTTGTTCTACACCCAACAACTTCTGATTATGTGGTTTACTTAGTAGTTACTTACCCTCTGGTTATTGAATAGGATTTGCTTGCTACTATCGACAGCTTTATATATCTACATAGTTCATAATTTTCTATCTCACTTGTATACATGATTAGGATGAGTAGAGGAACCATGAAGAGTAACTGGGATCAATTCaataatgtgtgtgtgtgttttcattTAGGATGTGCATTTGTCTgcttcatttttatttacttgtttttaTTATCTTATATCTCTCACcctctttctctgttttttaAACTCTATACCTATACaattaattgtgtcaatttcaTCCGTcaactttcaaaatcaagtcaattttattgttaatcAAGTTAATTACCAAGgataaaattgacttgattttGAAGCTGGAGAGATGGAATTGACttgattttgaaacttgagagaTGAAATTGACTTGATTTTAAAAGTTGAAGGATGAAATTGATGCAATTAATAATTGATGGACTGTGCTTTGAAAGTTGAAGAATGAAACTAACACTATTAAATGTATAAGGAAGAAATTTAAACCGTGAAAAATGTACAGATGCCAAATTTGTAGTTTTGGCTTTTTAAAAATTCTCTTATTGGTGGGCATCCCATGGTCATATGGTGCATAGAGAGTTGAGCTTTTGAGAAAATTTAGTGATCTTCAAGATATTTTTAGATGAACTTATCAGTTAGTGTTTCTTGAtctttttttaacctttttcaGTGACTCTAAAGCTGTATTCCTTAACAGGAAATTATTGATATGTGCGATTATGCTGTTGGTTTAAGCCGGCAACTGAATGGATCTATCATACCTTCCGAACGTAAGCTCATACATCTTCTGATTGCTAATTTGAATGGTTCCATCAATTATAAGACTCTTTGTGATAGCTGAATAAAACTTTTAATAGCTGAGCTTAAATGTTAATTTACCTTTAATGGAGTCTGCAGTTCAAGAATGGTTTTGTTTTAGTATTGTTGTCTCTCTTGAGCTGGTTTCTTTCAAAGATTCTAACTCatattttctgtttttctttttccaggTCCAGATCATATGATGTTTGAGGTGCAGTACTAAATCAGGCATTGGAATGTGATTATATTGAATATTATGTTAAATTTGACTTTGTTACTCCAAATTAAGGTGAGCATGCTCTAACTGCAGGTGTGGAATCCACTGGGGATAGTGGGTGTAATCACTGCTTTCAACTTCCCATGCGCTGTTCTTGGTGTGTTCTTCTTCTGTCACTGTCACTGAAAAAGTTATcttaattttgtcaattcatGAAATGATAAGGATCATTTAGAGCTACTCTGTTTAAATAGTTTGACTAATATGGGTCTAGCATCACCATTGGTTCTCTTTGTGTATATTTACCGCCTTTGAGGTATACTATGAGTATAGCATGAGACTGAATAAACTTTGCTGGATCTGATTATTTACTTGTCCAGGTTAGCCATGAATGCAGGGGGCAATTAGCTACTAGTTTACATTGAAAGGATTCATTTAAAGTATAGTTTTCTATATTCctgatgaataaaaaaatagtttggatCCTTTTTGCTAATGTGAAAATTTAGTTTTACCTTGATTTTCGAGTTTGCATATCTAGCTATTCTTTGGGTCAGTTTGTCTTGACCTCTATCATTCACGCAAAACAATACTTTTGCCTagattttgagtttattttttatcagGCTATTGGTTGGGTGCATTTGTCTAGCTTTCCCTTTTATATAGTACAGAGTAGATGTAAACTGGCAATGCCTGTCTGCTATAATATGCcatgttatttttttcaatgtttttacaACATAATACAAGATTAACATTTAGATGGATGGATGgggaatttttttattgattagaCATATACTATTTGTGATTGTAAAACTCCATGTCTGTTTAGATGTGAAATTTTTATTCACGTGCCTATGTTATGACACTTGTTTACTGCCTGCCTTTAAgccattaataatttgttttctctGACGCTTTAGGGTGGAATGCCTGCATTGCTTTAGTATCTGGTAACTGTGTTGTGTGGTAAGTTATATGTCcagactttaattttttatttgtaggTTACTCGCACCCAGTGGGTTTTGATTATTGAACCCATGAGTGCCATTGAGCCAGAGCTCATTGATCTATCTCCTGATTTAAAGGCTTACTTACATTCATTTTACTTATTCTTTCAGCCATGATTTTCTATAATACCAACATATTTTCTTCTGAAATTCAATTGAGAAGATAAATGTTTAGACCACTTTTCTTAGTTTATTCTATTGCATCTTCTGCACTTGAATAATGGCTCAAACTATTTACAAcgttttataagaaaaaagttCAGTTAATGATCCTTGTATCATAATTCTAACATGATATCCAAATTTtccattgttgagttttttttacttcttcatTCTTCAAGATATCACACAGTTTGAATTCCCAACCCCCACCATAAGTGTGTGCTATTGCTACTATTTTTACATGTGCTCCTATTATTGTTGAATCCccccttccaaaaaaaaaaaaccaaacatgACCAACTTAAATATGATGTTAAGGgcttttttgcctttattttctTGAGAAGGGAAGCGCCTGTATTAAACAGGTAGATTGATTGATATATCTAGTACCCTAGTAGTTTATCATaacattattttctaaaaaaaatcacttttcaATATCTTCAGTTCCTTGTCATTTGAGTACCGAAGTATGTTTGATTACATTCCTATTTTACATAGATTACAGGAGTAGTTACTTACCATGCTATGCATGTCAGGAAGGGTGCTCCAACGACTCCATTGATAACTATTGCTGTGACTAAGCTTGTGGCAGAGGTTTTTGAGAAGAACAACTTGCCAGGTGCAATATTCACATCTTTCTGTGGAGGTGCTGAAATTGGTCAAGCAATATCGAAAGATACACGTATAGCACTGGTCTCATTCACTGGAAGCTCAAAGGtaaatttatgatttgtttgtgccCCTGCCATTAGCATCactcttttatgaatatattcaaaatagaCATAAAGTTCATCGATTCTTGAAAGTGAAACCATGAGCTTTCTGTGTGAGATGAGTTGAATTGTATATAAAAGTTTTGAACCAAGAAACATATTCTCAGTGGTTGGTACCCATTATGATTTactaatgcattttttttaaacaactgTTGGTGTAAAAGAGCTATTCCTTGCAAAGTCTCATGCATATTAAAACacaaatgatatatatatacacacacacagtCCTATCTTTGATAAATTGCTATTACATAAAAGAGTAACAAGCATATAGTCAAACCCTGCCTCCCAGGTGCCCATATATGCCACTTATTTAGggaaattttattatatgtttaaacCAGTTTTTGGGTCAGTTTTTATCCACATCTTCTTCATCTAAGCATGTCTCCTGCCTTCTGAATTATAGGTAGGTTCAATAGTCCAAAAAACGGTAAATGAAAGGTTTGGCAAATGCTTGCTTGAATTAAGTGGGAACAATGCGATAATTGTCATGGATGATGCCGACATCGACCTAGCTGCGCGTTCTGTTTTGTTTGCAGCTGTTGGTACAGCTGGTCAGCGCTGCACAACATGCCGCAGACTGGTAATATATTTCTGTTTACAATTTAATGACAATTCCAATGTAGTCATAGTTAGCCCTTACagcaattatttttttggttagtatCCCTTACGGTAATTTCTTTGCTTACTTTGGGTGTAGTATCTTCATGAAAGCATATACCAGAAGGTATTAGATCAACTAATTGGAGTTTACAAGCAAGTCAAAGTTGGGGACCCCTTGGAGAAAGGAACTCTGGTTGGACCAGTACATACTCGTGCCTCAAGGGACAACTTTGAGAAAGGGATTTCAAACATAAAATCCCAGGCAAGTATTCTGTCCCTTGTAATTGACTATTGCTAGCATCTTCAATCATTTGACCTTATATGATATACTAAAGTGTTTTTGTTCACATAACTACTTGATACTTGTATAATCAGGGAGGGAAAATCCTGGTAGGTGGATCAGTTATAGAATCAGATGGAAATTTTGTGCAGCCGACCATTGTTGAGATCTCCCCTGATGCCTCCATAGTGAAAGAAGAATTGTTTGGTCCTGTTCTGTATGT
This genomic window contains:
- the LOC115968409 gene encoding aldehyde dehydrogenase family 7 member A1; the encoded protein is MGFTKKEFEFLGEIGVGPDNLGGYVDGKWKATGPVVSSVNPSNNQEIARVTEASIEDYEEGMKACNEAAKKWMSIPAPKRGEIVRQIGDALRAKLEFLGRLLSLEMGKILPEGIGEVQEIIDMCDYAVGLSRQLNGSIIPSERPDHMMFEVWNPLGIVGVITAFNFPCAVLGWNACIALVSGNCVVWKGAPTTPLITIAVTKLVAEVFEKNNLPGAIFTSFCGGAEIGQAISKDTRIALVSFTGSSKVGSIVQKTVNERFGKCLLELSGNNAIIVMDDADIDLAARSVLFAAVGTAGQRCTTCRRLYLHESIYQKVLDQLIGVYKQVKVGDPLEKGTLVGPVHTRASRDNFEKGISNIKSQGGKILVGGSVIESDGNFVQPTIVEISPDASIVKEELFGPVLYVMKFKTLDEAIEMNNSVPQGLSSSIFTRKPEIIFKWIGPHGSDCGIVNVNIPTNGAEIGGAFGGEKATGGGREAGSDSWKQYMRRSTCTINYGSELPLAQGINFG